In the Breoghania sp. genome, CGCAATATCCGCTATGGCGGCCTCTCGATGGTCGACACGCCGCCCGATCCCCGTCTCAACCGCATTGGCCAGGGGCTTTTCCCAACTGTTCGCGACTATGATCGCGCCTTTTTCGGGGTCGACCGCGAGCTGTTTCTGAAAAGCTGGCTCGCGCCGGATGCAAGGACCCACATGGGGTTTGCGCTCATCGAGGACGGCGCCTTGCGCGGCTACGGAGCCATCCGCGCCTGCGAGGAAGGGTTCAAGATCGGGCCGCTCTTTGCCGAGGATGACGAGAGCGCCGACATCCTCTTTCGGGCGCTCGCCGGTCAGGCCAAGGGACGGATGGTCTATCTCGATCTGCCCGAACCAAACGAGGTGGCCGCGCGCATGGCGGAACGCTACGAGCTGTCGCCCGAATTCGAGACCGCCCGCATGTACCGCGGCACCGACCCGAAGCTGCCGGTGGAGCGCATATTCGGCATCACGACTTTCGAACTCGGCTAGGCCGTGAGCCTTCGCGCGCAGAGAGGCAGCTCACCTTGCCCCCGTCTGCGGGAGCAAACGCCCGGATCCTGCCCCATCCCGTGGCGCGCGCTTGCGCCCGTCGCACCGCAGGCCATCGCACTGTCTGCAAGTGCGCCACGTTGTTTCGCAACCTCAGGGCTTGCGACCCGCCGATGCCTGCCAGGAGACAAGGCCCATGCTCGATCTCGCCGCTGGAATCCCCGCCCTTCATGCGGCCTATGCTGCCGGGATCCCTCCCCAGGAGATGATTGCGGCCGTCTTCGGGCGCATCGACGACGTTGGCGATCCGGGCATCTTCATCCATCTGGCAGACAGAACCGCGCTGATGGATGAGGTCCGTGCGCTGGGCGATTTCGACCCCGCCCGGCCCTTGTGGGGCGTCCCTTTCGCGGTGAAGGACAATATCGACGTGGCCGGAATGCCGACGACCGCGGCCTGTCGCGCCTATGAATACCGACCCGAATGCGACGCCTTCGTGGTGGCGCGGCTCAAGGCGGCGGGGGCCATCGTGATCGGCAAGACCAATCTCGACCAGTTCGCGACCGGACTTGTGGGGGTGCGCACCCCCTATCCGGCGCCGAAAAATGCGATCGACCCCGCCCTGGTGCCGGGCGGGTCCAGTTCCGGCTCGGCGGTCGCCGTCGCCCACGGGATTGTCAGCTTTTCTCTCGGCACCGACACGGCCGGCTCCGGACGCGTGCCCGCCGCCCTCAACGATCTTGTCGGCCTGAAGCCGAGCGTGGGCGCGCTTTCGGCCACTGGCATGATACCGGCTTGCCGCACGCTCGACTGCATGTCCGTTTTTGCCCGCAACGTCGCCGATGCCTGGACGGTCTTTGCCCACGCCGCCGTCCATGACCCGCAGGACGCCTATTCCCGCACCTTCGCATTCGCCGCCCCCGAGGGCCTGAAACAGGAGCTGCGCATTGGGGTGCCGCCGCGTGATCAACGCAGGTTCTTCGGCGATGCGGCTCAGGCCGCCGCCTATCAGACCACGCTCGATACGCTTGCCGCGCGCGGGGCGGAGATCGTGAACATCGATTTCGCCGCGTTCCACGAGACCGCCGACCTTCTCTATGAAGGCGCGTGGGTGGCGGAGCGCTATGCCGCGCTGCGCGAGATCATGGAAACACGACCGGAGATCCTTCATCCGGTGACGCGCCGGATCGTGAGCGCCGCGGAAGGCCTGAGCGCCGCCGACGCCTTTGAGGGGCTTTACCGGCTGAAGGCGCTGGAACGCATCACCCATGCGAACATGGCGGGCGTCGATTGTCTTTGCGTCCCCACCATCCCGCGTTTCGTGACAGTGGCGGAAATCGAGGCCGACCCGATCACCCCCAACAGCCAGCTCGGCACATACACAAATTTCGTGAACCTGCTCGATCTGGCAGCCCTGGCCGTCCCCGTTGCTCCGCGCAGCGACGGGCTTCCCGGAAATGTCACCCTAATCGGCGAGGCGGGAAGCGACGGGTTTCTTGCAGGCATCGCCGCCTCGATCGAACGCGGGCGGTGAGGCGGACACCGGCGCAGGTCTGCGGGGCGTATTCGCCCGGCGTCTGCGCCATGCCTCCTGCCCCGCCATGCTGCGGCGACACAGACCTAACCCTCAAGATTTCAAGACGTTATGATCGCCCCGCGATTCGACCTTTCGTTCAGGGCATCGCGAATGGCGGGCAATTACAGGGGGCCAAATCCATCATGTCATCGTCAGACAACGATCTCATTTCCAAGCCCTCACGCAGCCGAACCCGCACCGAGGATATTCGCCTGCAGCTTGCCGATGAGATCGTGAAGGGCGAACTTGTGCCGGGCACACAGCTCGATGAGATGGGCCTCGCCGCACGGTTCGGCGTGTCCCGCACGCCCATTCGGGAGGCCTTGCGCCAGTTGGAGGCGAGCGGGCTTGTGGAGCAAAAGCCCCATTGCGGGGCCTTCGTCGCGAAGCTCTCGCCGGAGCGGCTGGACGAGATGTTCATCGTCATGGCCGAGCTTGAGGCCCTGTGCGCCGGTCTCGCGGCCGTCAACATGAGCGCGGATGAACGGCGCGAGCTGGAAGCCATACTTGCGGATCTCGCCGGGGTGATGCGCCAGGGGGACCCGCAGCGCTACCACGAACTCAACGAGGCCTTTCACAACGCGATCTATGCCGGAAGCCACAACGCCTATCTGGCGGAACTCACCCTAGCGACCCGGCTCAGGCTTGCGCCTTTCCGCCGGGCCCAGTTCCGCACCCTCGGACGGCTGGCGAAATCGCAGGCCGAGCATACGACCATCGTGGAGACGATTGCCCGCGGCGACCGAGCCGGAGCCGCGGAGCTGATGCGGACGCATATCGACACGGTGAAGATCTCCTTCGACACCTATGTCGAGCAGCAGGGCTGACGCTGCGCCGTTACTTGGCCTCGACGGACAGGCCGTTATTGCCGACCTCCACCTCGATGCCCGTGGTCTTCTGCTGTTCCTCGTAATAGAGATAGCCGAAGGTGCCCGCGGCCACGGCAAGGACGGCGACGAGTGCGAAAAGCGCATTGCGGTTCATGGGAGCTTCCCTCCTGAGACGGTTTCAAGGCCCGTGTTCGAGCCTGCTTCGGGAGGAAAACGCCGCGCCACCGCAACCGGTTCCCCTCGATGCCTCAGGCACGGAGATCCGGCACAATGAAAAACGCGCCCGAAGAGCCCCCGGGCGCGTTCCCAATCCGCTTGTCGTTGAACGGTCAGATCACATGTGGATCGGCTTGTCGTAGGTCGCCATGGCGGCCTCGCGCACGGCTTCCGACAGGGTCGGGTGCGCATGGCAGGTGCGTGCCAGATCTTCCGACGAGCCGCCGAACTCCATCAGCACGGCCAGTTCGTGGATCATCTCGCCGACACCCGCGCCGATCATGTGTGCGCCGAGGACCCGGTCGGTCTCCGCATCGGCGAGGATCTTGATGAACCCGTCGGTCTGTCCGATGGCACGGGCGCGGCCATTGGCGGAGAAGGGATACTTGCCCGCCTTGTACTTGATGCCCGCCGCCTTCAGGTCCTCTTCCGTCTTCCCGACGCTTGCAACCTCCGGCATGGTGTAGACCACGCCCGGAATGACGTCGTAATTCACGTGACCGGCCTGACCGGCGAGGATCTCGGCAAGGGCTGCACCCTCATCCTCGGCCTTGTGGGCCAGCATCGGACCGGCGATCACGTCGCCGATGGCGTAGATGCCGTCAACAGAGGTCTTGAAGTGGGCGTCGGTCTTCACGCGCTTGCGCTCATCGAGCTCAACGCCGACCGCCTCAAGGCCCAGGCCTTCGGTGTAGGGACGCCGTCCGATGGCGACCAGAACCACATCGGCTTCAAGTGTTTCCGCCTTGCCGTCGCCGGAGGCCGGTTCCACGGAAACCTTCAGGCCGCTTCCTGCCTTCTCCACGCCCGTCACCTTCGCGCCGAGCTTGAAGTCGAAGCCCTGCTTCTTGAGGATGCGCTGGAAGTTCTTGGCGACATCGCCATCCATGCCCGGCAGGATGCGGTCGAGGAATTCGACCACCGTCACCTCGGCGCCGAGACGACGCCAGACGGAGCCGAGCTCAAGCCCGATCACGCCCGCACCGACCACGATCATCTTGCCCGGCACCTTTTCCAGCGACAGCGCGCCGGTGGAGGAGACGACCTTCTTCTCGTCAATCTCGATGCCCGGCAGCGGCGCGACGTCGGAGCCGGTGGCGATGACGATGTTCTTCGCTTCCAGCGTCTGGGTGGAGCCGTCTTCGCCGGTGACTTCCACCTTGCCGGGAGCGGCAATCTTGCCGGTGCCCTGGATGGCGTCGATCTTGTTCTTCTTGAACAGGAAGGTCACGCCGCCGGTGTTGGAATCGATCACGTCCTGCTTGTGCTTCATCATGGTGGGCAGGTCGAGCTTGGGCTTGCCGACCTTGATGCCGAAGCCTTCAAAGGCGTGGCTCGCTTCCTCAAACAGCTCCGATGTGTGCAGCAGCGCCTTGGACGGGATACATCCAATATTCAGGCAGGTGCCGCCATAGGTTGCGCGTTTCTCGACAACAGCCACCTTCAGGCCGAGCTGCGCGGCCTTCACCGCACACACATAACCACCGGGGCCGGAGCCGATAATGCAGAGATCGTAGGACATCGGAGCCTCTTGTCAGGTTGATTTCCACCCGGCCTTCACACCGGGTCTTGAGCATTCACACGGCGCGGCCGCCGGATACATCCACAACCGCGCCCGTCGTGTAGGACGAAACATCGCTCGACAGCCAGATGATCGCGCTTGCCACTTCTTCTGCGGTTCCCGCGCGCCCCATCGGCAGTGAGGAGCCAAGCCGCGCCACCCGGTCCGGGTCGCCGCCGCTGGCATGAATTTCCGTATCGATGATGCCGGGTCTGACGGCATTCACCCTGATTTTCTCCCCCACCACTTCCTTGGCAAGCGCCATGGTGAAGGTCTCCACCGCGCCTTTGGACGACGCATAGTCGATGAATTGCGACGGCGATCCGAGCGTCACCGACGCGGATGACAGGTTCACGATCGTGCCGCCGCGCCCACCATGAGCACTCGACATGCGCTTCACCGCCTCACGTGCGCACAACATGGTGCCGAAGACATTGATCTCGAACATCCGGCGCAGACGATCCATCGACATGTCTTCCAGCCGCTCGGCATCGTCGACCACGCCCGCATTGTTGACCAGCCCATCGAGGCGGCCATAGCGGACATCGATCTGCTCGAACATCGCCAACACGGCCTCCTCGTCGGAGACGTCGGCCCCGATGGCGAAGGCCTGCCCGCCATCGGCGATGATATCGCCGACCACCATATCGGCGGCAGCCGAATTGGCGGCGTAATTGACGACGACACGGTATCCGGCCTGAGCCGCCAGATGCGCCGTCGCAGCCCCGATGCCGCGCGAGCCGCCGGTGACCAGCATGACGGGCGCGCTCATGGGCGCACCTCGCATCTGTTCGCCTCGCTCCGGCAGGTCAGCTTTCGTGGCATTGGTTTCCTCATTCCCGGCAGCACCACTCCCTTCGCGCCTCAGCGCCGCGGGATCAGCTTTTCCGAGGCACGCCCGCGGTCCCAGGTCCCGCTCAGCGTGCCGTCGTCGTTGACTATATAGATCACCGGATCGGCCTGTCCCCAGTCAACAGTCAGAACATTGCCCGCAAGAAGGCCCGTGCCCGTGTAGACCTGTCCGGCGATATCCCAGCGAAACCTGGCGCGCGCGCCCTCGATGCGGATGGCAACCGAGCCGGTATAGCGCGAACCGTCGGCGTTGCGACCTTCGGCAGTGTAGGTCCCGGCAAGGCGTGCAAGGGCGCTTGAGGTTTCCGCTGGCGCAGGCGGGGACACCTGAGGGCCTCCGCCCATGATCGCGTTGGGATCGGCAGCCCGCGCGGAACCGGGAACAAGGGCGGCCATGACAAGCCAGATTGCGCAAACCAAGCCCACCGGCCTCACGCCACCTGTCAGCTCGAACCGAACGCTTTGCCTAGCCATCATCCGATTGCCCTTTCCTGAAGGTCCAGTGCCGTGATCTACCTTGAGGACAGCGCCAGTCGCAGACCGAAACCGGCAAAGGCCAGCGCCACCATGCGGTGCATCCATTTCACCACGGCCTCGCTCTTGAGAACCACCGCCCCGACATGGGCGGCGAAGGCCCCGTAGAGCACGAAGACCACAAAGGTCATGGCCATGAACACCGCCCCCATGGCCAGCATCTGCGCTGTGACCGCGCCTTGGCCCGGGGCAACGAATTGGGGCAGAAAGGCGAGGAAAAACACCGTGAGCTTGGGGTTCAGTACGTTGATCAGGCAGCCCGTTCGCGCGATGGCGAAGAAGGATTTCTGCGGCCGGTCAGCGTCCAGCAGGGCAATGGGGCCCGAATTGCGCAGCGTCTGCCAGGCCAGATAGAGAAGATAGGCGACACCGGCGAAGCGGATGATCTGATAGGCGAGCGCGCCTGCATGCATCAGGGCGGAAAGCCCGAGGACCGAGGCGGCAATGGCAGGAACGATACCGAATGTGCAGCCGGTTGCAGCCGCAATGGCCGCAAGACGCCCGCCGGAGAGACCGACGGCCACGGTATAGACGACACCGGTGCCCGGAAGCAGCACCACAACCAGTGCGGTCATCAGGAATTCCAGGTTCATTTCCCTGCTCCCTGCCCCTGCCCCTGAGGGCTCACCTGCCGGGTTTTGGAAAAACCGCCGCCCCGTCGGGGCGGCGGCCTGTTTCGTCTTGACGGTGCTAGAGGTCCAGCACGAGGCGCTGGACGTCTTCCAGGCTTTCCTTGATGCGCACGAGGAAGGTCACCGCTTCCTTGCCGTCGACCACGCGGTGATCGTAGGACAGCGCCAGATACATCATCGGACGCGCCACGATCTGGCCGTTCACCACCATCGGGCGTTCCTGGATCTTGTGCATGCCGAGAATGCCCGACTGCGGCGCGTTCAGGATCGGCGAGGACATCAGCGAGCCGTAGACACCGCCGTTGGAGATGGTGAAGGTGCCGCCCTGCATCTCGTCGATGCCGAGCTTGCCGTCACGGGCCTTGCGACCGAATTCGGCGATCTTCTTTTCGATCTCGGCAATGGACATCTGGTCCGCATCGCGCACGACCGGAACGACAAGGCCCTTGTCGGTGCCGACCGCCACGCCGATGTTGCAGAAGTTCTTGTAGATGAGGTCGGTGCCGTCGATCTCGGCATTGACCGCGGGGATCTCCTTCAGCGCATGGCACACGGCCTTGGTGAAGAAGCCCATGAAGCCGAGCTTCACGCCGTGCTTCTTCTCGAAGAGATCCTTGTAGGTCTTCCGCAGATCCATGATCGGGCCCATGTCCACCTCATTGTAGGTGGTGAGCATGGCGGCCGTGTTCTGCGCGTCCTTCAGGCGGCGCGCGATGGTCTGGCGCAGCTTGGTCATGCGCACGCGCTCTTCGCGCGCTTCATCCTCGACAGCCACAGGACCACGCGCAGCAGCTGCCGGAGCCGGAGCGGCGGAGGTCTTTTCCATGGCCGCCATCACGTCGCCCTTCAGGATCTGGCCACGCTTGCCGGAGCCTTCAACGTCGGAAGCGGAGACGCCCTTTTCCGCCATCATCTTCTGGGCGGAAGGAGCAGGCGGCATGTCGGATCCGGCCTTCGCGGCAGACGCCGGAGCCTCGGAAGCCGGGGCCGGAGCAGACGCGGCAGGCGCCGGGGCGGAAGCGGCGGGGGCAGCCGAGGCACCTGCGCCTTCGGCCAGCGTGCCGAGCAGGGCGCCGACCTCAACGGTTTCGCCTTCGGCGACCAGAATGCTCTCGATCGTGCCCGCAGCCGGGGCCGGCACTTCGATCGTCACCTTGTCTGTTTCCAGCTCGACGAGCGGCTCATCGACGGCGACGGCCTCGCCGGGCTTCTTGAACCACTGCGCGATGGTGGCTTCGGTCACGGATTCGCCCAGGGTGGGCACGCGGATTTCCGTTGCCATGTTATTTCGTCTCTTCGCTTAGCAGCCATGCTGCGGTTTTACGGTCGATATGGCGGGAAGCGGCGGGCGCGACGCGCGCTCGCCGCCTCAAGATCAGCTCTCGGCGAAAGCTTCGTCGAGGAAGGCGCGGAGCTGCGCCATGTGCTTGGACATGAGGCCCGTGGCGGTCGCTGCCGCTGCCGGGCGGCCGACATAACGCGGACGCTCGGTCTTGGCCTCGATCTGCGCCAGAGCCCATTCCAGATAGGGCTGGACATGCGTCCACGAGCCCATGTTCTTCGGCTCTTCCTGACACCAGACCATGTCCGCATTCTTGAAGCGGGTGAGCTCCTGGGCCAGCGCCTTTGTCGGGAAGGGATAGAGCTGCTCGACGCGCAGCAGATAGACATCGTCGATGCCGCGTTTCTCGCGCTCTTCCAGCAGATCGTAATAGACCTTGCCCGTGCACATCACCACGCGCCGGATCTTGTCGTCGGCGACGAGCTTCGGCGTCGTATCCAGCCCCATATCCGCGTCATCCCACAGGATGCGGTGGAACGAGGTGTCGTCGGCCAGTTCCGAAAGCCGCGAGACGCAGCGCTTGTGGCGCAGCAGCGACTTCGGCGTCATCAGGATCAGCGGCTTGCGGAAATCGCGCTTCAGCTGCCGACGCAGAATGTGGAAGTAGTTGGCCGGCGTGGAGCAATAGGCAACCTGCATGTTGTCTTCCGCGCACATCTGGAGATAGCGCTCCAGACGGGCCGAGGAGTGCTCGGGACCCTGCCCCTCATAGCCATGCGGCAGCAGACAGACGAGACCCGACATGCGCAGCCACTTGCGTTCGCCCGACGACAGGAACTGGTCGAAGATCACCTGCGCGCCGTTGGCGAAATCGCCGAACTGCGCTTCCCAGAGCGTCAGGGCGTTGGGCTCGGCCAGCGTGTAGCCATATTCGAAGCCAAGCACCGCCTCTTCCGACAGCATCGAGTTGATGACCTCGTAGCGCTCCTGATCCTCGCTCACATTGGCGAGCGGGATGTAGCGGGCTTCCGTCTCCTGATCGTAGAGCACGGAATGGCGCTGCGAGAAGGTGCCGCGCTCCACGTCCTGACCGGACAGGCGCACCTTGTGGCCTTCCTTCAGAAGGGATCCGAAGGCCAGCGCCTCGGCGGTCGCCCAGTCGATGTTCTCGCCCGTCTCGATCATCTTGGCGCGGTTCGACATGAAGCGCCGGATGGTGCGATGGGCATTGAAATCGTCAGGGATCGTGGAGAGCTTCGTGCCGAGATCGCGCAGCGTGGCATCGCTCAGGCCGGTCTGGCCGCGGCGCGGGTCCTCGCTGCTGGCGGCCTGCTTCAGGCCCGCCCACTTGCCGTCGAGCCAGTCCGCCTTGTTGGGCTTGTAGGCCTGGCCGGCTTCGAACTCTTCGTCGTTGCGGGCCCGCCATTCAGCGCGCAGCGCCTCGACCTCGTCGGCGGTGACCACACCCTCGCCGATGAGCTTGTCGGCATAGATCTGCAGCGTGGTCGGATGCTGACGGATCTCGCGATACATGATCGGCTGGGTGAAGGCGGGTTCGTCGCCCTCATTGTGGCCGAAGCGGCGATAGCAGAACATGTCGATGACGACCGGCTTGCCGAAGGCCTGACGGAATTCCGTCGCGACCTTGGCCGCATAGACCACGGCTTCCGGGTCATCGCCGTTCACGTGGAAGATCGGCGCCTCGATCATCTTGGCGACGTCGGAGGGGTATGGCGACGAGCGCGAGAAACGCGGGTTCGTCGTGAAGCCGATCTGGTTGTTGATGATGAAGTGGATCGAACCGCCGGTGCGGTGACCGCGAAGGGCCGACAGGCCGAAACATTCGGCCACGACGCCCTGACCGGCAAAGGCGGCATCGCCGTGCAGCAGCAGCGGCAGGACCTTGGAGCGGTCGACGTCAACCGTCTCCACCCAATGCCCATCCTTGACGGAGTGCTGGTCCTGCTTGGCGCGGGCCTTGCCCAGCACCACCGGGTTGACGATTTCCAGATGCGAGGGGTTCGCGGTGAGCGAGAGGTGCACCTTGTTGCCGTCGAACTCGCGGTCGGACGATGCGCCGAGGTGGTACTTCACGTCGCCGGAGCCTTCCACGTCGTCGGGCGCGTAGGACCCGCCCTTGAACTCGTGGAAGATGGCGCGAAGCGGCTTGCCCATCACCTGGGAGAGAACGTTCAGACGGCCGCGGTGAGCCATGCCGAGAACGATTTCCTTCAGGCCCAGCTGACCGCCGCGCTTGATGATCTGTTCCAGCGCGGGCAGAAGCGCCTCGCCACCGTCCAGACCGAAACGCTTGGTGCCGGTGTATTTGACATCAAGGAACTTCTCGAAGCCCTCCGCCTCAACCAGCTTGTTGAGGATGGCCTTCTTGCCTTCCTTGGTGAAGGTGATCTGCTTGTCCGGGCCTTCGATGCGCTCCTGAATCCAGGCCTTTTCAGCCGGATCGGAGATGTGCATGAACTCCACGGCCAGCGTGGAGCAATAGGTGCGCTTGAGGATCGCCAGCATCTCGCGGATGGTGGCGAATTCCAGCCCCAGAACGTGATCGATGAAGATCGGACGGTCCCAGTCGGCCTCCGCAAAGCCATAGGTGCCCGGATGCAGCTCGACGTGATCCTTCATCGGCTCAAGCTTCAAGGGATCGAGGTCGGCCTGCAGATGGCCGCGCATGCGATAGGCGCGGATCATCATCAGCGCGCGCACGGAATCGCGGGTCGCCTGCTGGACCAGCGCTTCCGACATGGGCGCGCCCTTGGCGGCAGCCTTGTCCTTGATCTTTTCCGCGATCTTCGGCTCAAGCGCGGCCCAGTTGCCGTCGAGTGCCGCCACAAGTTCGCTATTGGGCGTCATCGGCCAGTCGGGCCGTTTCCAGCTTGCGCCGCGCGCCTGTTTGACGACGTCCGCGGGCTCGTCCTTCAGCTTGTCGA is a window encoding:
- a CDS encoding GNAT family N-acetyltransferase gives rise to the protein MPADLTIRTMTPHDLALTLDWAREEGWNPGLEDAAAFRCADPDGFLMGFVDDEPVAAISVVAYGTAFSFLGLYICRPEFRGKGYGWALWQAGLARLETVAPGGTIGLDGVIAQQDNYARSGFVRAHRNIRYGGLSMVDTPPDPRLNRIGQGLFPTVRDYDRAFFGVDRELFLKSWLAPDARTHMGFALIEDGALRGYGAIRACEEGFKIGPLFAEDDESADILFRALAGQAKGRMVYLDLPEPNEVAARMAERYELSPEFETARMYRGTDPKLPVERIFGITTFELG
- the atzF gene encoding allophanate hydrolase; this translates as MLDLAAGIPALHAAYAAGIPPQEMIAAVFGRIDDVGDPGIFIHLADRTALMDEVRALGDFDPARPLWGVPFAVKDNIDVAGMPTTAACRAYEYRPECDAFVVARLKAAGAIVIGKTNLDQFATGLVGVRTPYPAPKNAIDPALVPGGSSSGSAVAVAHGIVSFSLGTDTAGSGRVPAALNDLVGLKPSVGALSATGMIPACRTLDCMSVFARNVADAWTVFAHAAVHDPQDAYSRTFAFAAPEGLKQELRIGVPPRDQRRFFGDAAQAAAYQTTLDTLAARGAEIVNIDFAAFHETADLLYEGAWVAERYAALREIMETRPEILHPVTRRIVSAAEGLSAADAFEGLYRLKALERITHANMAGVDCLCVPTIPRFVTVAEIEADPITPNSQLGTYTNFVNLLDLAALAVPVAPRSDGLPGNVTLIGEAGSDGFLAGIAASIERGR
- a CDS encoding GntR family transcriptional regulator, whose protein sequence is MSSSDNDLISKPSRSRTRTEDIRLQLADEIVKGELVPGTQLDEMGLAARFGVSRTPIREALRQLEASGLVEQKPHCGAFVAKLSPERLDEMFIVMAELEALCAGLAAVNMSADERRELEAILADLAGVMRQGDPQRYHELNEAFHNAIYAGSHNAYLAELTLATRLRLAPFRRAQFRTLGRLAKSQAEHTTIVETIARGDRAGAAELMRTHIDTVKISFDTYVEQQG
- the lpdA gene encoding dihydrolipoyl dehydrogenase — encoded protein: MSYDLCIIGSGPGGYVCAVKAAQLGLKVAVVEKRATYGGTCLNIGCIPSKALLHTSELFEEASHAFEGFGIKVGKPKLDLPTMMKHKQDVIDSNTGGVTFLFKKNKIDAIQGTGKIAAPGKVEVTGEDGSTQTLEAKNIVIATGSDVAPLPGIEIDEKKVVSSTGALSLEKVPGKMIVVGAGVIGLELGSVWRRLGAEVTVVEFLDRILPGMDGDVAKNFQRILKKQGFDFKLGAKVTGVEKAGSGLKVSVEPASGDGKAETLEADVVLVAIGRRPYTEGLGLEAVGVELDERKRVKTDAHFKTSVDGIYAIGDVIAGPMLAHKAEDEGAALAEILAGQAGHVNYDVIPGVVYTMPEVASVGKTEEDLKAAGIKYKAGKYPFSANGRARAIGQTDGFIKILADAETDRVLGAHMIGAGVGEMIHELAVLMEFGGSSEDLARTCHAHPTLSEAVREAAMATYDKPIHM
- a CDS encoding SDR family oxidoreductase yields the protein MSAPVMLVTGGSRGIGAATAHLAAQAGYRVVVNYAANSAAADMVVGDIIADGGQAFAIGADVSDEEAVLAMFEQIDVRYGRLDGLVNNAGVVDDAERLEDMSMDRLRRMFEINVFGTMLCAREAVKRMSSAHGGRGGTIVNLSSASVTLGSPSQFIDYASSKGAVETFTMALAKEVVGEKIRVNAVRPGIIDTEIHASGGDPDRVARLGSSLPMGRAGTAEEVASAIIWLSSDVSSYTTGAVVDVSGGRAV
- a CDS encoding LysE family translocator — encoded protein: MNLEFLMTALVVVLLPGTGVVYTVAVGLSGGRLAAIAAATGCTFGIVPAIAASVLGLSALMHAGALAYQIIRFAGVAYLLYLAWQTLRNSGPIALLDADRPQKSFFAIARTGCLINVLNPKLTVFFLAFLPQFVAPGQGAVTAQMLAMGAVFMAMTFVVFVLYGAFAAHVGAVVLKSEAVVKWMHRMVALAFAGFGLRLALSSR
- the odhB gene encoding 2-oxoglutarate dehydrogenase complex dihydrolipoyllysine-residue succinyltransferase, producing the protein MATEIRVPTLGESVTEATIAQWFKKPGEAVAVDEPLVELETDKVTIEVPAPAAGTIESILVAEGETVEVGALLGTLAEGAGASAAPAASAPAPAASAPAPASEAPASAAKAGSDMPPAPSAQKMMAEKGVSASDVEGSGKRGQILKGDVMAAMEKTSAAPAPAAAARGPVAVEDEAREERVRMTKLRQTIARRLKDAQNTAAMLTTYNEVDMGPIMDLRKTYKDLFEKKHGVKLGFMGFFTKAVCHALKEIPAVNAEIDGTDLIYKNFCNIGVAVGTDKGLVVPVVRDADQMSIAEIEKKIAEFGRKARDGKLGIDEMQGGTFTISNGGVYGSLMSSPILNAPQSGILGMHKIQERPMVVNGQIVARPMMYLALSYDHRVVDGKEAVTFLVRIKESLEDVQRLVLDL
- a CDS encoding 2-oxoglutarate dehydrogenase E1 component; amino-acid sequence: MARQDANEAFALTSFLYGANAAYIEDLYAQYQENPASLDVVWRDFFDKLKDEPADVVKQARGASWKRPDWPMTPNSELVAALDGNWAALEPKIAEKIKDKAAAKGAPMSEALVQQATRDSVRALMMIRAYRMRGHLQADLDPLKLEPMKDHVELHPGTYGFAEADWDRPIFIDHVLGLEFATIREMLAILKRTYCSTLAVEFMHISDPAEKAWIQERIEGPDKQITFTKEGKKAILNKLVEAEGFEKFLDVKYTGTKRFGLDGGEALLPALEQIIKRGGQLGLKEIVLGMAHRGRLNVLSQVMGKPLRAIFHEFKGGSYAPDDVEGSGDVKYHLGASSDREFDGNKVHLSLTANPSHLEIVNPVVLGKARAKQDQHSVKDGHWVETVDVDRSKVLPLLLHGDAAFAGQGVVAECFGLSALRGHRTGGSIHFIINNQIGFTTNPRFSRSSPYPSDVAKMIEAPIFHVNGDDPEAVVYAAKVATEFRQAFGKPVVIDMFCYRRFGHNEGDEPAFTQPIMYREIRQHPTTLQIYADKLIGEGVVTADEVEALRAEWRARNDEEFEAGQAYKPNKADWLDGKWAGLKQAASSEDPRRGQTGLSDATLRDLGTKLSTIPDDFNAHRTIRRFMSNRAKMIETGENIDWATAEALAFGSLLKEGHKVRLSGQDVERGTFSQRHSVLYDQETEARYIPLANVSEDQERYEVINSMLSEEAVLGFEYGYTLAEPNALTLWEAQFGDFANGAQVIFDQFLSSGERKWLRMSGLVCLLPHGYEGQGPEHSSARLERYLQMCAEDNMQVAYCSTPANYFHILRRQLKRDFRKPLILMTPKSLLRHKRCVSRLSELADDTSFHRILWDDADMGLDTTPKLVADDKIRRVVMCTGKVYYDLLEEREKRGIDDVYLLRVEQLYPFPTKALAQELTRFKNADMVWCQEEPKNMGSWTHVQPYLEWALAQIEAKTERPRYVGRPAAAATATGLMSKHMAQLRAFLDEAFAES